The window AGCCGTTATGAAACAGGCAGCCACATAGACCTCAACAGCACAAACGTTGCGGCGGGACTCTCAAAGAAAGTAAAAGACAACGTAACGCTTGGAATATTCGTTGAAGGCGGAAACGGACGCTACACGACAGAAAACGAATTTGAAGACGGCAACGTAAGAGCGGACGGCGACGTCAACTACTTCGGCGGCGGTATATTCCTCAAAGCGGAAGGCAAAAAGACAGCCAAAGGACAGCTCCACGGAGAAGCCTCATTCAGAGCGGGACACATGAACAGCGACTACAACAGCGAAACGTTTAACCCCGGAGAAAGCACCCGCTTTGACACAAGCAACGCCTACATGGGAGCGCACGCAGCAGTCGGTTACAAATGGAACGTAACAAACGGCGGCAACATTGACACCTACGTCAAATACCTCTGGAACAGACAAAACAGCGACAGCCCTGTAATAGACGGCGAACAATTTGACCTTGACGCGATAAACTCTCACAGACTTCGCGCGGGCTTCCGCTACAACGGCAAAGAAACAAAAGAAGGGATAAAATTCTTCGGCGGACTTGCCTACGAATACGAATTTGACGGAGTTGCGAAAGGACATCTGGGAGAATACGCGCTGCTTGAACCTGACTTCAAAGGCGGAAGCGGAATGGCGGAACTCGGCATAAAATACCATAAGCCGAACAGCCCCTGGAAAGTAGAACTTGGCGTAACAGGCTACACAGGCAAACGCGACAGCATAGGCGCGCACCTGAACGCGTGGTATGAGTTCGGGAAATAGAAGATAGCAGGTGGGGAGCAGCAGGTAGGGAGTAGGACGCAGAATCTACGTCCTGCGAACTACCGTCTGCCCCCTGCAGGTACTACCGCAAAAGCAACAGAGAAAAGACGGCGTGCAGCGCCTCTTTTCCCCGCCTTTCTGTACGAAGAAAATTCCTTATGTGAGTTTTACTCCTCCGTGTTCCATGGGACAGAAAGGCGCGGAAAAGAAAGCCATAAGCCATAAGCTAAAAGCTTAACGCTTATAGCTTATATCGCGAGTGAAACGAGCAAATAAAGGTGGGAGAAACAAGAGATGTACATAGGCAGTGTCAGGTTTTTCAAACATTTAATACTGCTGACGATAATAACGGTAATAACGGTACTGTCGCTGCTCTTGTGGAAATCCTGCCGCAAAAACAGCAGGCTGGAATACCGGCTTGCGCTAACAGAGCAGCTGACAGCGGCGGCAACAGGCGGCAAAACGCCGTACGAAGCGTCAGCCGGACGTCAGACGAAAAAAGAAAAACGGCGCAGCGGAATTGACCTGCGCGAAATGCTTCACTCATCAGCGCCGGAATATCAGAAACTGTATCCCGACCTGTACGCGCCGGCAAAGGCAGCAGCGGAAAAAACAGAAGCCAAAACAGTGTACCTCACCTTTGACGACGGACCGAGCGCGTGTACAAGACAAATACTTGACACATTGGACTTTGAAAACGTGAAAGCGACATTCTTTGTCAAAGGCACTACAAACGAAGATGACCTGAAGACAATGAAAGAAGCCGCGCGCAAAGGACACACCATAGGAATGCACAGCTACTCGCACAGCTACAAATACATATACGCCTCGGTAGAAAACTTTCTGAAAGACATGCACAACATAAGCGCGCTCATCAGACAGACAACGGGGCAGGAACCGGCGGTATTCCGCTTTCCGGGAGGCAGCATAAGCGGAGTGAACCTGCGGCTGCACGAACAGCTTATGTCGGAAATGCTGAGACGCGGCTTTATCCCGTACGA is drawn from Candidatus Equadaptatus faecalis and contains these coding sequences:
- a CDS encoding autotransporter outer membrane beta-barrel domain-containing protein; amino-acid sequence: SRYETGSHIDLNSTNVAAGLSKKVKDNVTLGIFVEGGNGRYTTENEFEDGNVRADGDVNYFGGGIFLKAEGKKTAKGQLHGEASFRAGHMNSDYNSETFNPGESTRFDTSNAYMGAHAAVGYKWNVTNGGNIDTYVKYLWNRQNSDSPVIDGEQFDLDAINSHRLRAGFRYNGKETKEGIKFFGGLAYEYEFDGVAKGHLGEYALLEPDFKGGSGMAELGIKYHKPNSPWKVELGVTGYTGKRDSIGAHLNAWYEFGK
- a CDS encoding polysaccharide deacetylase; protein product: MYIGSVRFFKHLILLTIITVITVLSLLLWKSCRKNSRLEYRLALTEQLTAAATGGKTPYEASAGRQTKKEKRRSGIDLREMLHSSAPEYQKLYPDLYAPAKAAAEKTEAKTVYLTFDDGPSACTRQILDTLDFENVKATFFVKGTTNEDDLKTMKEAARKGHTIGMHSYSHSYKYIYASVENFLKDMHNISALIRQTTGQEPAVFRFPGGSISGVNLRLHEQLMSEMLRRGFIPYDWTISSGDAETKNITADGIAQRVIDEVSKSEEPAFVLLHDSGKKQATAQALGRIIKELKQKGYSFKAVTPDVKPALFSPR